A single window of Synechococcus sp. CBW1004 DNA harbors:
- a CDS encoding methyltransferase domain-containing protein produces MMLPWQLLLLISLILLGSSALWLRRNRRYQDSASVADAYDRWTQDRLLERLWGEHVHLGHYGDPPHRRDFRAAKEEFVHELVRWSGLDQLPPGSTVLDVGCGIGGSARILARDYGLEVLGISISPAQIERARQLTPASLRTCRFAVMDALDLELPDGAPGKGFDAVWSVEAGPHMPDKQRYADELLRVLRPGGLLAVADWNRRDPSDGAMSRVERWVMRQLLDQWAHPEFASIRSLQANLQASRWGNGIRVDTDDWTPATLPSWIDSIVEGVRRPVAVLSLGPGAVLQGLRETPTLLLMDWAFRNGLMQFGVFRGRKPDDQNRI; encoded by the coding sequence ATGATGCTCCCCTGGCAGCTGCTGCTGCTGATCTCGCTGATCCTCCTTGGCTCCTCCGCCCTCTGGCTGCGACGCAACCGCCGGTACCAGGACAGTGCCAGCGTCGCCGACGCCTACGACCGCTGGACCCAGGACCGCCTCCTCGAACGCCTCTGGGGAGAGCACGTGCACCTGGGCCACTACGGCGATCCTCCTCACCGCCGCGACTTCCGCGCCGCCAAGGAGGAGTTCGTGCATGAACTGGTGCGCTGGAGCGGGCTCGATCAGCTGCCGCCTGGCTCCACCGTGCTGGACGTCGGCTGCGGAATCGGAGGCAGCGCCCGCATCCTGGCTCGCGACTACGGGCTGGAGGTGCTGGGCATCAGCATCAGCCCCGCCCAGATCGAGCGCGCCCGCCAGCTCACCCCGGCCAGCCTGAGAACCTGCCGCTTCGCGGTGATGGATGCGCTCGACCTGGAGCTACCGGATGGTGCCCCCGGAAAGGGTTTCGACGCCGTGTGGAGCGTCGAGGCCGGCCCGCACATGCCAGACAAGCAGCGCTATGCCGATGAGCTCCTGAGGGTGCTTCGCCCCGGCGGCCTGCTGGCGGTAGCCGACTGGAACCGGCGCGATCCCAGCGATGGCGCCATGAGCCGCGTTGAACGCTGGGTGATGCGCCAGCTCCTCGACCAGTGGGCCCACCCCGAGTTCGCCAGCATCCGTTCACTGCAGGCCAACCTGCAGGCGAGTCGCTGGGGCAACGGCATCAGGGTCGACACCGATGACTGGACCCCCGCCACGCTTCCCTCCTGGATCGACTCGATCGTCGAGGGTGTCCGCCGGCCCGTCGCCGTGCTGAGCCTGGGCCCCGGTGCCGTGCTGCAGGGACTTCGGGAGACCCCGACGCTGCTTCTGATGGACTGGGCCTTCCGCAACGGCCTCATGCAGTTCGGGGTGTTCCGCGGCCGCAAACCGGACGATCAGAACCGGATCTGA
- a CDS encoding LON peptidase substrate-binding domain-containing protein: MSELAVRELPLFPLPDVVLFPQEVLPLHIFEPRYRMMLRTVMAEDRRFGVVRWDPQQQKMADVGCCAEILHCQNQEDDRSNIVTLGQQRFRVLNIVREAPFRVGLVSWIEDEVSDDHDALTALTDQVSQALRDVVELTGKLIGKPSSLPADLPDLPRELSFWIGSHLGGPVADHQQALLEITDTGERLRQEYELLDQTRRQLAARTVLKDTLTGSDPRRSSLEELDGE, encoded by the coding sequence GTGAGCGAACTCGCCGTGCGGGAACTGCCGCTGTTTCCCCTGCCCGACGTGGTGCTCTTCCCCCAGGAAGTGCTGCCGCTCCATATCTTTGAGCCGCGTTACCGCATGATGCTGCGCACGGTGATGGCCGAAGACCGCCGCTTCGGCGTGGTGCGCTGGGATCCGCAACAGCAGAAGATGGCCGATGTGGGCTGCTGCGCCGAGATTCTCCACTGCCAGAACCAGGAGGACGACCGCAGCAACATCGTCACCCTCGGTCAGCAACGCTTCCGGGTGCTGAACATCGTGCGCGAAGCCCCCTTCCGGGTGGGCCTGGTGAGCTGGATCGAGGATGAGGTCAGCGATGACCATGATGCGCTGACCGCCCTGACCGACCAGGTGTCGCAGGCGCTGCGTGATGTGGTGGAGCTCACCGGCAAGCTGATCGGCAAACCCTCAAGCCTGCCGGCGGATCTGCCCGACCTGCCGCGGGAGCTCTCCTTCTGGATCGGCTCCCATCTCGGTGGACCGGTGGCGGACCACCAGCAGGCACTGCTGGAGATCACCGACACCGGCGAGCGCCTGCGTCAGGAATATGAACTGCTCGACCAGACCCGCCGTCAGCTGGCGGCCCGGACGGTGCTGAAGGACACGCTCACCGGCAGCGATCCCCGACGCTCCAGCCTTGAGGAGCTGGACGGCGAATGA
- the rpsJ gene encoding 30S ribosomal protein S10: MSATIAQQKIRIRLKAFDRRMLDLSCEKIIETADHTAATAVGPIPLPTKRKIYCVLRSPHVDKDSREHFETRTHRRIIDIYSPSSKTIDALMKLDLPSGVDIEVKL; the protein is encoded by the coding sequence ATGTCCGCCACCATCGCCCAGCAGAAGATCCGCATCCGCCTGAAGGCGTTTGATCGCCGCATGCTCGATCTGTCCTGCGAAAAAATCATCGAAACCGCCGACCATACCGCTGCCACCGCCGTCGGCCCCATCCCGCTTCCCACCAAGCGCAAGATCTATTGCGTGCTGCGTTCTCCTCACGTCGACAAGGATTCGCGTGAGCACTTCGAGACCCGCACCCACCGTCGCATCATCGATATCTACAGCCCCAGCTCCAAGACCATCGACGCTCTGATGAAGCTCGATCTGCCGAGTGGTGTCGACATCGAAGTGAAGCTCTGA
- the tuf gene encoding elongation factor Tu codes for MAREKFERNKPHVNIGTIGHVDHGKTTLTAAITNVLAKKGMAKAQAYDQIDGAPEERERGITINTAHVEYETDKRHYAHVDCPGHADYVKNMITGAAQMDGAILVVAATDGPMAQTKEHILLAKQVGVPALVVALNKCDMVDDEEILELVELEVRELLSSYDFPGDDIPVVKVSGLKALEGDAEWEARIEELMNAVDESIPEPEREIDKPFLMAVEDVFSITGRGTVATGRIERGKVKVGETVQIVGIKDTRESTVTGVEMFRKLLDEGMAGDNVGLLLRGIQKDDIERGMVLVKPNSIKPHTKFEGEVYVLKKEEGGRHTPFFAGYRPQFYIRTTDVTGQITAFTADDGSNVEMVMPGDRIKMTGELICPVAIEQGMRFAIREGGRTIGAGVVSKIIE; via the coding sequence ATGGCTCGCGAGAAGTTCGAAAGGAACAAGCCCCACGTCAACATCGGCACCATCGGCCACGTTGACCACGGCAAAACCACCCTCACTGCCGCCATCACCAACGTGCTGGCCAAGAAAGGCATGGCCAAGGCCCAGGCCTATGACCAGATCGACGGTGCTCCCGAAGAGCGCGAGCGCGGCATCACCATCAACACCGCCCACGTCGAGTACGAAACCGATAAGCGTCACTACGCCCACGTGGACTGCCCCGGTCACGCGGACTACGTGAAGAACATGATCACCGGTGCCGCCCAGATGGACGGCGCCATCCTCGTGGTGGCCGCCACCGACGGCCCCATGGCCCAGACCAAGGAGCACATCCTGCTGGCCAAGCAGGTGGGTGTGCCCGCCCTGGTGGTGGCTCTCAACAAGTGCGACATGGTCGACGACGAGGAGATCCTTGAGCTGGTCGAGCTTGAAGTGCGTGAGCTGCTGAGCAGCTACGACTTCCCCGGCGACGACATCCCCGTGGTCAAGGTCTCCGGTCTGAAGGCTCTCGAAGGCGACGCCGAGTGGGAAGCCCGGATCGAAGAGCTGATGAATGCCGTCGATGAGTCGATCCCTGAGCCCGAGCGGGAAATCGACAAGCCCTTCCTGATGGCTGTGGAAGACGTCTTCTCGATCACCGGTCGTGGCACCGTGGCCACCGGCCGGATCGAGCGCGGCAAGGTGAAGGTCGGCGAAACCGTCCAGATCGTGGGCATCAAGGACACCCGCGAGTCCACCGTCACCGGTGTGGAGATGTTCCGCAAGCTGCTCGACGAGGGCATGGCCGGTGACAACGTCGGTCTGCTGCTGCGCGGCATCCAGAAGGATGACATCGAGCGTGGCATGGTACTGGTGAAGCCCAACTCGATCAAGCCCCACACCAAGTTCGAGGGTGAGGTGTATGTGCTGAAGAAGGAGGAGGGTGGCCGCCACACCCCCTTCTTCGCCGGCTACCGCCCGCAGTTCTACATCCGCACCACGGACGTGACCGGCCAGATCACCGCCTTCACCGCTGACGACGGCAGCAACGTGGAGATGGTGATGCCCGGTGACCGCATCAAGATGACCGGCGAGCTGATCTGCCCGGTGGCCATCGAGCAGGGTATGCGCTTCGCCATTCGCGAAGGCGGCCGCACCATCGGTGCCGGCGTCGTCTCCAAGATCATCGAGTGA
- the fusA gene encoding elongation factor G, producing MARAYPLERVRNIGIAAHIDAGKTTTTERILFYSGVVHKMGEVHDGAAVTDWMVQERERGITITAAAISTSWKDHRINIIDTPGHVDFTIEVERSMRVLDGVIAVFCAVGGVQPQSETVWRQADRYNVPRMVFVNKMDRTGADFLKVHGQIKDRLKAKAVPIQLPIGAEGELSGIVDLVKNRAFIYKDDLGKDIEETDIPAAMADEAAEWRNVLMEAVAETDEALIEEFFDKGELSEEQLRDGIREGVLKHGLVPMLCGSAFKNKGVQLLLDAVVDFLPAPVDVPPIQGVLPDGSEAVRPADDSAPFSALAFKVMSDPFGKLTFVRVYSGVLQKGSYVLNSTKDKKERISRLIILKADDREEVDELRAGDLGAVLGLKDTTTGDTLCVDNDPIILESLFIPEPVISVAVEPKTKGDMEKLSKALTALSEEDPTFRVSTDPETSQTVIAGMGELHLEILVDRMLREFKVEANIGAPQVSYRETIRAKAKGEGKFARQTGGKGQYGHVVIEMEPGEPGSGFEFVNKIVGGIVPKEYIGPAEAGMKETCQSGVIAGFPMIDVKVTMVDGSYHDVDSSEMAFKIAGSMAFKDGVKKCNPVLLEPMMKVEVEVPEDFLGSVIGDLSSRRGQVEGQSVDDGQSKVQAKVPLAEMFGYATQLRSMTQGRGIFSMEFSHYEEVPRNVAEAIISKNQGNS from the coding sequence GTGGCCCGCGCCTACCCCCTCGAACGCGTCAGAAATATCGGCATCGCCGCTCACATCGACGCGGGCAAGACCACCACAACCGAGCGGATCCTCTTCTATTCCGGTGTCGTCCACAAGATGGGCGAAGTCCACGACGGTGCTGCCGTGACCGACTGGATGGTGCAGGAACGGGAGCGTGGCATCACGATCACCGCGGCGGCAATTTCCACCAGCTGGAAGGATCACCGCATCAATATCATTGACACCCCTGGCCACGTCGATTTCACGATCGAAGTGGAGCGCTCGATGCGTGTCCTTGACGGTGTGATTGCGGTGTTCTGCGCCGTCGGCGGCGTTCAGCCCCAATCCGAAACGGTGTGGCGGCAGGCGGATCGCTACAACGTGCCCCGGATGGTGTTCGTCAATAAGATGGACCGGACCGGCGCCGACTTCCTGAAGGTGCACGGTCAGATCAAGGACCGCCTCAAGGCCAAGGCTGTGCCCATCCAGCTGCCGATCGGCGCCGAAGGTGAACTGAGCGGCATCGTCGACCTCGTCAAGAACCGTGCCTTCATCTACAAGGATGACCTCGGCAAGGACATCGAAGAGACCGACATCCCTGCCGCCATGGCTGATGAAGCGGCTGAATGGCGCAACGTGCTGATGGAAGCGGTTGCCGAGACGGACGAAGCCTTGATCGAAGAATTCTTCGACAAGGGTGAGTTGAGCGAAGAGCAACTGCGCGACGGCATTCGCGAGGGTGTGTTGAAGCATGGCCTGGTGCCGATGCTGTGCGGCTCCGCCTTCAAGAACAAGGGCGTCCAGCTGCTTCTTGACGCAGTGGTGGACTTCCTGCCGGCGCCGGTGGATGTGCCCCCGATCCAGGGTGTGCTGCCCGATGGCAGCGAAGCCGTGCGCCCTGCCGACGACAGCGCTCCATTCAGTGCCCTGGCCTTCAAGGTGATGTCCGATCCGTTCGGCAAGCTCACCTTCGTACGCGTCTATTCGGGCGTGCTGCAGAAGGGCAGCTATGTGTTGAACTCCACCAAGGACAAGAAGGAGCGCATCTCCCGCCTGATCATCCTCAAAGCCGATGATCGCGAAGAGGTCGACGAGCTGCGAGCCGGCGATCTCGGAGCCGTGCTCGGCCTCAAGGACACCACCACTGGGGATACCCTCTGCGTCGACAACGACCCGATCATTCTCGAGTCGCTGTTCATCCCCGAGCCGGTCATTTCAGTTGCCGTTGAGCCCAAGACGAAGGGCGATATGGAGAAGCTCTCCAAGGCCCTCACCGCCCTCTCCGAGGAAGATCCGACCTTCCGGGTTTCCACGGACCCGGAAACAAGCCAGACCGTGATCGCCGGCATGGGCGAGCTTCACCTGGAAATCCTGGTGGACCGCATGCTGCGGGAGTTCAAGGTTGAGGCCAACATCGGCGCTCCGCAGGTTTCCTATCGTGAAACCATCCGCGCCAAGGCCAAGGGTGAAGGCAAATTCGCCCGTCAGACCGGTGGCAAGGGCCAGTACGGCCATGTGGTGATCGAAATGGAGCCCGGCGAGCCGGGTTCAGGGTTCGAGTTCGTCAACAAGATTGTTGGCGGCATCGTTCCCAAGGAATACATCGGTCCGGCCGAAGCCGGCATGAAGGAAACCTGCCAGTCCGGCGTGATTGCAGGTTTCCCGATGATCGATGTGAAGGTCACCATGGTCGACGGTTCGTATCACGACGTCGACTCTTCGGAAATGGCGTTCAAGATCGCCGGCTCCATGGCCTTCAAGGACGGCGTCAAGAAGTGCAACCCTGTGCTGCTTGAGCCGATGATGAAGGTCGAGGTGGAGGTTCCGGAGGATTTCCTCGGTTCCGTCATCGGCGATCTCTCCTCCCGCCGCGGCCAGGTCGAAGGGCAGTCCGTCGATGACGGTCAGTCCAAGGTCCAGGCCAAGGTGCCTCTGGCCGAGATGTTCGGCTACGCCACCCAGCTCCGATCCATGACTCAGGGTCGGGGTATTTTCTCGATGGAGTTCAGCCATTACGAGGAAGTTCCTCGCAATGTGGCGGAAGCCATCATTTCCAAGAATCAGGGCAACTCCTGA
- the rpsG gene encoding 30S ribosomal protein S7, translating into MSRRNAAEKRPVLPDPQFNSRLASMIVARLMKHGKKSTAQRILSDAFSLIGERTGGDPLELFETAVRNATPLVEVRARRVGGATYQVPMEVRQDRGTAMALRWLVNYSRARNGRSMAQKLAGELMDAANETGSAVRKREETHKMAEANKAFAHYRY; encoded by the coding sequence ATGTCCCGCCGCAACGCTGCCGAGAAGCGCCCCGTCCTGCCCGATCCGCAGTTCAACAGCCGTCTGGCCTCGATGATCGTGGCCCGGCTGATGAAGCACGGCAAGAAATCCACTGCTCAGCGGATCCTCTCCGACGCCTTCAGCCTGATCGGCGAGCGCACCGGCGGCGACCCTCTGGAACTGTTCGAGACTGCCGTCCGCAACGCCACCCCGCTGGTGGAAGTGCGCGCCCGGCGCGTCGGCGGCGCCACCTACCAGGTCCCGATGGAGGTGCGTCAGGACCGGGGCACCGCCATGGCCCTGCGCTGGCTGGTCAACTACTCCCGCGCCCGCAACGGCCGCTCGATGGCCCAGAAGCTGGCGGGTGAGCTGATGGACGCGGCCAACGAAACCGGCAGTGCCGTTCGCAAGCGCGAGGAGACCCACAAGATGGCGGAAGCGAACAAGGCTTTCGCCCACTACCGCTACTGA
- the rpsL gene encoding 30S ribosomal protein S12: MPTIQQLIRTERQRLTRKTKSPALRSCPERRGVCTRVYTSTPKKPNSALRKVARVRLTSGFEVTAYIPGIGHNLQEHSVVLIRGGRVKDLPGVRYHIIRGTLDTAGVKDRRQSRSKYGAKTPKS; the protein is encoded by the coding sequence ATGCCCACCATTCAGCAGCTGATCCGCACCGAGCGACAGCGCCTCACCCGCAAGACCAAGTCCCCCGCCCTGCGCTCCTGCCCGGAGCGTCGCGGTGTGTGCACCCGCGTGTACACCTCCACCCCGAAGAAGCCGAACTCGGCCCTGCGCAAGGTGGCTCGCGTGCGGCTCACCTCCGGGTTTGAGGTCACCGCCTACATCCCCGGCATCGGCCACAACCTCCAGGAGCACTCGGTGGTGCTGATCCGGGGCGGCCGTGTCAAGGACCTGCCCGGCGTCCGCTATCACATCATCCGCGGCACGCTCGACACCGCCGGGGTGAAGGACCGGCGCCAGTCCCGCTCCAAGTACGGCGCCAAGACGCCCAAGTCCTGA
- a CDS encoding AIR synthase: MIRGHNLRITAAAAAELSRQAAVAGTPGLMHLDLLEGSCERWAIRLRPGHLAGAPLARADGVTLHAPPEQVPLLAGLLLDYKGDLSGGGFLIRAAEGVRCCACGASFSRGDGGEVR; the protein is encoded by the coding sequence GTGATCCGGGGCCACAACCTGCGCATCACCGCCGCCGCCGCCGCGGAACTGAGCCGTCAGGCGGCGGTCGCCGGAACGCCGGGACTGATGCACCTGGATCTCCTCGAAGGCAGCTGCGAGCGCTGGGCGATCCGCCTGCGGCCGGGCCATCTGGCGGGCGCGCCGCTGGCCCGCGCCGATGGCGTCACCCTGCATGCGCCACCTGAACAGGTGCCGCTGCTGGCGGGCCTGCTGCTCGACTACAAGGGCGATCTCAGCGGTGGTGGCTTCCTGATCCGCGCGGCGGAGGGGGTGCGCTGCTGCGCCTGCGGCGCCTCCTTCAGTCGGGGGGACGGCGGGGAAGTAAGGTGA
- a CDS encoding phosphodiester glycosidase family protein: MAKAPWSALAVPLLLSPVLPAATAAPRGNAALPPPAALAGPATLSQTFRPGQRRTTGTPPAPGPSPQNGRTSPGRAAAARPQQGTRLRLNGLEQRAAWLINGAGPGQPGELWLPLEVLQGQLGFSSRSRPDGTLELEWFGRSQLVPPGEQQPLQDEVAVEVGDLLRASGVGLSVMGDALSLSLPPPRLVQVRSSRTPGPRRIVLDLDGPALVSREGEAVALDLQSDPSQRQALQGLGLAGRQQEDRLSLALAGRGTAARVFTLGAPPRVVIDLPDSGGGAASGPSPAVAFDPRLQSLLGSSVTWDRRVLPIGDGSVRLNVVSIDPNSAPLELRTLRRDDGMEGLSLLPNLARRWDALVAVNGGYFNRVRRLPLGALREDGRWLSGPILNRGALGWQPGQLPRFGRLQLQETLIDRNGNRWPLMVLNSGYVQKGLSRYTADWGPWYRALSNGESAVLVRGGVVVQRLDGSRLAAGVPLAGGDMLVVGRGGSVPPWSEGEPLQLDSRPSDPLGSAPNVIGGGPLLLQDGRIALQGASEGFSSAFLSQAAPRTVVASDGRRLLLLTLEGVGDAGPTLSETAVLLQRLGVRDALNLDGGSSTGLVMGGSHAVKGRGVSASIHNGLGLVLRQGSQPRQAGWGNDAMVGGGDTGS, translated from the coding sequence ATGGCGAAGGCCCCCTGGTCCGCCCTGGCGGTCCCCCTGCTGCTGAGCCCGGTTCTGCCCGCGGCAACGGCCGCTCCACGCGGCAACGCGGCGCTGCCACCGCCGGCCGCCCTCGCAGGCCCCGCGACCCTGAGCCAGACATTCAGACCCGGGCAACGGCGGACGACTGGAACACCACCGGCACCGGGCCCCAGCCCCCAGAACGGGCGGACCTCGCCCGGCAGGGCAGCGGCCGCCCGCCCGCAGCAGGGCACCCGCCTGCGCCTGAACGGCCTGGAGCAACGGGCGGCCTGGCTGATCAACGGCGCCGGCCCTGGCCAGCCGGGAGAGCTCTGGCTGCCCCTGGAGGTGCTGCAGGGTCAACTGGGATTCAGCAGCCGCAGCCGCCCCGACGGCACCCTCGAGCTGGAGTGGTTCGGCCGCTCCCAGCTGGTGCCCCCCGGCGAGCAGCAGCCCCTGCAGGACGAAGTGGCCGTGGAGGTGGGGGACCTGCTGCGGGCCAGCGGCGTCGGACTCAGCGTCATGGGGGACGCCCTGAGCCTGTCGCTGCCGCCCCCGCGTCTGGTGCAGGTGCGCAGCTCACGCACCCCCGGGCCTCGCCGGATCGTGCTCGACCTCGACGGCCCGGCCCTGGTGAGCCGTGAAGGCGAAGCGGTGGCCCTTGACCTTCAGAGCGATCCCTCCCAGCGGCAGGCCCTGCAGGGTCTCGGACTGGCGGGTCGTCAGCAGGAGGATCGGCTGAGCCTGGCCCTGGCTGGCCGCGGCACGGCGGCCCGGGTGTTCACCCTGGGAGCCCCACCCCGGGTGGTGATCGATCTTCCCGACAGCGGCGGAGGGGCGGCCAGCGGCCCCAGCCCTGCCGTCGCCTTCGATCCACGGCTGCAGTCCCTGCTGGGCAGCAGCGTCACCTGGGACCGCCGGGTGCTGCCGATCGGCGATGGCAGCGTCCGCCTCAACGTCGTCAGCATCGATCCGAACTCGGCCCCGCTGGAGCTGCGCACCCTGCGCCGTGATGACGGCATGGAGGGCCTCAGCCTCCTGCCCAACCTCGCCCGCCGCTGGGATGCGCTGGTGGCTGTCAACGGCGGTTACTTCAACCGGGTGCGCCGCCTGCCTCTCGGGGCTCTGCGCGAGGACGGCCGCTGGCTGTCAGGGCCGATCCTCAACCGCGGCGCCCTCGGCTGGCAGCCGGGCCAGCTGCCCCGCTTCGGCCGGCTGCAGCTGCAGGAAACGCTGATCGATCGCAACGGCAACCGCTGGCCGTTGATGGTGCTCAACAGCGGGTACGTGCAGAAGGGCCTGAGCCGTTACACCGCCGACTGGGGGCCCTGGTACCGCGCCCTCAGCAATGGCGAGAGCGCCGTGCTGGTGCGCGGCGGCGTGGTGGTGCAGCGCCTGGACGGCTCCCGCCTGGCCGCTGGGGTGCCCCTGGCCGGCGGCGACATGCTGGTGGTGGGAAGGGGCGGCAGCGTGCCCCCCTGGAGTGAGGGCGAGCCCCTGCAGCTGGACAGCCGCCCCAGCGATCCACTCGGAAGCGCGCCGAATGTGATCGGCGGCGGACCACTGCTGCTGCAGGACGGCCGCATCGCACTGCAGGGGGCAAGCGAGGGCTTCAGCTCCGCCTTTCTGAGCCAGGCGGCACCACGCACCGTGGTGGCCAGTGACGGCCGGCGACTGCTGCTGCTGACCCTGGAGGGCGTCGGCGATGCCGGCCCGACCCTGTCTGAAACAGCGGTCCTGCTGCAGCGCCTGGGGGTGCGGGATGCCCTCAACCTCGACGGCGGCAGCTCCACGGGCCTGGTGATGGGAGGCAGCCACGCGGTCAAGGGGCGCGGGGTGTCGGCCTCGATCCACAACGGCCTGGGGCTGGTGCTCCGCCAGGGATCCCAGCCGCGACAGGCGGGCTGGGGCAACGACGCGATGGTGGGCGGCGGCGACACCGGCAGCTGA